In a genomic window of Nothobranchius furzeri strain GRZ-AD chromosome 14, NfurGRZ-RIMD1, whole genome shotgun sequence:
- the LOC107390077 gene encoding bromodomain adjacent to zinc finger domain protein 2B isoform X1: protein MESRKLENDGSSASSSAPPHTFNVTQSPACSPGGRSPLTVCGHSLQTTADKHSDVFGNPVYGLYTSRSGHSEFGGLGLGLPTLVAHPQVSAFQEWWRPAEAQTSGSAAFFPPFLALHPLFLSAFKSFDPVEIQAHTSGENGTVNSGRVPPPVLNSTVNSGSLPVKDKKEKAKLLSGQSQKSPCGSLCSRRTIPKTKGKKPVKRPSESSGLSGCLLGSESSSDEEETSSEPDDEDDPGSDDSESEKEIRVKREVSRLTHTSEKKKRPRAAHRSTTQDHLCPSVPVTSSFQLQASSHPPGLDQSMMSPSLQRSWAAEEEDQQHVSVIRTSGGSHRQTRPSAFKTSSSTPLKNIRTLNSTKHLSASPSPYQSPSSSLKPLDLCSPHKSLSHCSVTRSPTLSASKEPLHRGKILTKPNKHTRESSRDLPPDGSAPPNNPQLTTPLRVKDCVKQASSERLENQRETHSPVQVAPLALITKPRSQSRSPNSEPLLGSTYPLSLMPINLSTGTKETSYSSAFKSSASSGLVPGSGRDSVVLNGGRSLTKPVDSTRSSERERYSSEGSDDSYDEDDGEVEESGNSLSDSESDPESDDSEDHTKECAAMDADRSPRKPVFASNFSSNHSLFNQQITTPLLLPNINSLNPILNSPNTPSPSALTKGSGRRRAVPDDGVLLLPLKFGWQRETRIRTVAGRPQGKVAYLGPCGKKLRQYSDVTKYLMEHGITEISRENFSFSTKVKVGDFYEAQEGPEGLQWLLLAEDEVAPSTTSVDGRRTHRLKLEHQSIPDDTGVRCPLTGNRLQDANDAKLLRKLEAQEIARQAAQIKMKRKLEKQAIARAAKEEKRRRAMMAAEERRKKREEMKIFKQQEKIKRIQHIRMEKELRAQQVLEEKRKRKEAAANAKLLETQKRNEEKEIRRLQAVLLKQQELERHKLEMERERRRQHMMLVKAVEAQRKAEEKERLKQERNQKKRINKEKKLELRRLELEKAKELKKPNEDMCLADHKPLPELSCMPGLILPGKIFSDCLMVLQFLRNFGKVLKLDSNSDSLTISHLQQGLLNVGDGMHEVQDLLVSMLSAAVCDPGIPAGCKCKTILGDHLTNVEINRDNVSEILQIYMESHSDDPALARLAVSLKTKAFQAHSPSQKAAVLAFLVNELCCSRAVISEIDKNIDCMTNLRKNKWIVEGKLRELKNIHAKSVARRASCVRGAINRTFNGSTFRNECQRTEKDSEEEEFEDEDSEDEEEDEDLAVRKRKKDEGARSGSIGELEKQIETTSKLQSQIQQKLFDSSYTLRSMTIGEDRFRRRYWLLPKCGGVFVEGVQNCEGSEHQEEERSEVIRVKEEQQEREARKIEVSVAHISECDQNKNNLFLHNPSSFSQLRKVFEVAKTTEAPPSESYSFHPTSQMDTTVSPESSGLGAGWFTCSNWIAHSPPSISHHEQPSKMFTEKCREWFSLLPRSPCDESSVTSSSSSPTCSSSPQPLRNNPLFTNPPATANQTSVAGIDGIRSLLLQEAEGNGNLCSEESNNVLKSETPFLSDSILAVEVAKTQDYPHALPIPGEMLCGWWRVSDTESLQTLVKALHSRGVRERVLQEQIQKHTEHMAEIFSRGKEFDMMELKMKELSREDVESWCVEERAMEVDINLLRQVEALEQKVISANLQVKGWMPCESQSDRENWIYYEHKHSSLSPRESNQGESPVPLTRRPNNPLDVAICRLSELERNIQPSSKQELAAGTKLWHRALDQVRSSAQLSLCFQQLQKSIAWDRAIIKVRCLHCRRKDNKEVLLICAGCDKGCHTYCHSPQIPTVPDGGWFCPFCLAKGSGEASHSGKQRSPTAGEGKRCREERQNSKPSVARGDTREEAASSSSVPKSGTKEFKKRRRDDSSQARNDSPARKSKTSKDSSSELAVCHMLLAELEAHRCAWPFLTPVNHKAVPGYKKVIKRPMDFSTIKEKLTSNHYLNLETFIADINLVFDNCKKFNEDQSEIGKAGYNMKRFFNKRWTELLQ from the exons ATGGAGTCTAGAAAACTTGAAAATGACGGATCTTcagcctcctcctctgctccaccTCACACGTTCAATGTCACGCAGAGTCCAGCTTGTAGTCCTGGAGGCAGATCCCCCCTCACCGTCTGTG gTCATTCACTGCAGACGACGGCAGATAAGCATTCAGATGTTTTTGGTAATCCAGTTTATGGACTCTACACATCGCGCtcaggtcactctgagtttggaGGACTGGGTCTGGGCTTACCCACCCTGGTTGCTCACCCACAAGTCAGTGCATTTCAAG AGTGGTGGCGACCTGCTGAGGCTCAAACCAGCGGATCCGCTGCCTTCTTCCCCCCGTTTCTGGCTTTGCATCCTCTGTTTCTGTCAGCGTTCAAGAGCTTTGATCCTGTTGAGATACAGGCACACACCTCAG GTGAGAATGGAACCGTGAACAGTGGGAGAGTTCCCCCTCCTGTTCTAAACTCCACCGTGAACAGCGGTTCATTACCAGTAAAAGACAAAAAGGAGAAAGCTAAACTCCTCTCCGGTCAGAGTCAGAAGAGCCCCTGTGGTTCTTTATGCTCGCGTCGGACGATTCCAAAAACAAAAGGAAAG AAGCCTGTAAAAAGACCATCAGAATCATCTGGTCTCAGCGGCTGCCTGTTGGGGTCAGAAAGCTCCAGCGATGAGGAGGAAACCAGCAGCGAACCGGACGATGAAGATGATCCAGGCAGTGACGACTCTGAGTCAGAAAAAGAGATTCGAGTTAAACGAGAAGTCAGT CGGCTGACACACACTtctgagaagaagaagagaccTCGTGCTGCTCATAGAAGCACTACTCAAGATCATCTTTGTCCCAGTGTCCCCGTGACTTCCTCCTTTCAACTCCAGGCCTCTTCTCATCCTCCAGGCCTGGATCAATCCATGATGTCACCATCTCTTCAGAGATCCTGGGCTGCAGAGGAGGAGGACCAGCAGCACGTCAGCGTAATCAGAACATCAGGAGGATCTCATAGACAGACTCGTCCTTCAGCCTTTAAGACTTCCTCCAGCACTCCGTTGAAAAACATCCGAACCCTAAATTCAACCAAGCACCTTTCTGCTTCACCTTCTCCATACCAGAGTCCCTCCTCCTCTCTGAAGCCTCTTGATCTGTGCTCCCCTCACAAAAGTCTCTCCCACTGCTCTGTAACTAGAAGTCCTACGCTGTCGGCCTCGAAGGAACCCTTACACCGAGGCAAaatattaacaaaaccaaacaaacacacacgggAGAGCAGCAGAGACCTTCCACCTGACGGCTCTGCACCCCCGAACAACCCTCAGCTGACGACG CCACTCCGTGTGAAGGATTGTGTGAAGCAGGCCTCCTCTGAGCGACTGGAGAACCAAAG AGAAACTCACAGCCCTGTTCAGGTTGCACCTCTGGCCCTCATCACTAAACCCCGCAGCCAGAGCAGATCTCCCAACAGCGAGCCTCTCCTAGGATCTACCTACCCTCTCAGCCTCATGCCCATCAACCTGAGCACTGGCACCAAGGAGACCTCCTACAGCTCTGCGTTTAAATCCTCAGCTTCATCAGGGCTTGTTCCTGGATCAGGGAGAGACTCTGTGGTTCTTAATGGAGGAAGGAGCCTAACAAAACCTGTAGACTCAACCAGGAGCAGTGAGAGGGAACGTTACAGCAGTGAAGGCTCGGATGACTCCTacgatgaggatgatggtgaagTTGAAGAGTCTGGAAATAGCCTTTCAG ACTCTGAGAGCGACCCGGAGAGTGACGACTCTGAGGATCACACCAAGGAGTGTGCGGCGATGGATGCAGACAGGAGTCCTCGGAAACCAGTCTTTGCCTCCAACTTTTCCTCCAACCATTCCCTGTTTAACCAGCAGATTACCACGCCTCTCCTTCTACCAAATATAAACTCGCTCAACCCGATCCTCAACAGCCCCAACACCCCGTCCCCATCTGCACTAACAAAAG GATCAGGGAGGAGAAGAGCGGTCCCAGATGATGGAGTTCTGCTCCTGCCTCTGAAGTTTGG GTGGCAGAGAGAGACCCGGATCAGGACTGTGGCAGGTCGACCCCAAGGGAAGGTGGCTTACCTTGGTCCATGTGGGAAGAAGCTCCGCCAGTATTCTGATGTCACAAAG TATTTAATGGAACATGGAATAACTGAGATTTCACGTGAAAACTTCAGCTTCAGCACAAAAGTTAAAGTTGGTGACTTCTATGAAGCCCAAGAAGGACCTGAG GGTCTACAGTGGCTCTTGCTGGCTGAGGACGAGGTCGCTCCCAGTACCACCTCCGTGGATGGGAGGCGCACCCATCGCCTAAAACTTGAGCACCAGTCGATCCCTGATGATACCGGAGTCCGATGTCCTCTTACGGGAAATAGGCTGCAAGATGCTAATGATGCTAAGCTGTTGCGTAAACTGGAGGCTCAAG AAATAGCTCGCCAGGCAGCACAGATAAAAATGAAGAGGAAACTAGAGAAGCAAGCCATCGCCCGAGCAGCCAAGGAGGAAAAGAGGAGACGAG CAATGATGGCTGCAGAGGAGAGGCGAAAAAAGAGGGAAGAAATGAAGATATTTAAGCAACAA GAGAAGATCAAGCGCATTCAGCACATTCGTATGGAGAAAGAACTCCGTGCGCAGCAAGTTCTCGAG GAAAAGAGGAAGAGAAAAGAAGCAGCAGCCAACGCTAAATTATTGGAAACGCAGAAAAGAAACGAG GAGAAGGAGATTCGTCGGCTTCAAGCTGTCTTACTGAAACAACAG GAGTTGGAGAGACATAAGCTAGAGATG GAGCGGGAACGGCGAAGGCAGCACATGATGCTGGTGAAAGCTGTGGAGGCCCAGAGGAAAGCAGAG GAGAAAGAGCGCCTAAAACAGGAGAGGAACCAGAAGAAAAGGATAAACAAGGAAAAGAAACTGGAGCTCAGAAGGCTGGAACTGGAAAAGGCAAAGGAGCTGAAGAAGCCCAACGAGGACATGTGCTTAGCTGATCACAAG CCTCTTCCAGAGTTGTCCTGTATGCCTGGACTGATCTTGCCCGGAAAGATTTTTTCTGACTGTCTCATGGTGCTTCAGTTCTTGCGCAACTTTGGAAAAGTTCTGAAATTGGACTCTAATTCGGACTCGCTGACCATTAGCCACCTTCAGCAAGGGTTGCTTAACGTGGGTGACGGTATGCACGAGGTGCAGGACCTGCTGGTGAGCATGCTGTCTGCAGCTGTGTGTGACCCTGGTATACCTGCAGGGTGCAAG tgCAAAACCATCTTGGGTGACCACTTGACGAATGTGGAGATCAACCGGGACAACGTGTCTGAGATTCTGCAGATCTACATGGAGAGTCACTCTGATGACCCAGCGCTAGCTCGTTTGGCTGTTAGCCTCAAAACAAAGGCTTTCCAGGCCCACAGCCCATCACAGAAGGCTGCTGTGCTGGCCTTCTTGGTTAATGAACTCTGCTGCAGCAGGGCAGTGATAAG TGAGATTGACAAAAACATCGACTGCATGACAAACCTGAGGAAGAATAAGTGGATAGTCGAGGGAAAGCTGCGCGA GCTAAAGAACATCCATGCTAAGAGTGTAGCAAGAAGAGCCAGCTGTGTGAGAGGAGCGATCAACCGCACCTTCAACGGCTCCACTTTTAGAAATGAATGCCAGAGGACAGAAAAGGACAGCGAAGAAGAGGAGTTTGAGGATGAGGACAgtgaagatgaggaggaggatgaagactTGGCAGTAAGGAAAAGAAAGAAA GATGAAGGTGCTCGCTCAGGCAGCATCGGGGAACTGGAGAAGCAGATAGAGACAACCTCCAAG TTACAAAGTCAGATCCAACAGAAGCTGTTTGACTCGTCTTACACGCTGCGCTCCATGACGATTGGTGAGGATCGATTCAGGAGGCGTTACTGGCTCCTTCCAAAGTGCGGGGGTGTATTTGTTGAAGGAGTGCAGAACTGTGAAG GCTCTGAGCACCAGGAGGAGGAAAGATCAGAGGTGATCAGAGTTAAagaggagcagcaggagcgagAGGCGAGGAAGATAGAGGTGTCTGTAGCTCACATATCAGAATGtgatcaaaacaaaaataatctctTCCTCCACAATCCCAGCTCCTTTTCTCAGCTCAGAAAAGTGTTTGAAGTAGCCAAAACAACTGAAGCTCCTCCCTCAGAGTCTTATTCCtttcatcctacctcacagatggACACAACTGTTTCTCCAGAATCTTCTGGACTTGGTGCCGGCTGGTTCACTTGCAGTAACTGGATAGCCCACAGCCCTCCATCTATCTCTCATCACGAGCAGCCGTCTAAAATGTTTACTGAAAAATGCAGAGAGTGGTTTAGCCTCCTGCCTCGCTCTCCTTGTGATGAGTCCTCTGTGACCTCCAGCTCCAGTTCTCCAACTTGCTCCTCCTCTCCACAACCCCTGAGGAACAATCCCCTCTTCACTAATCCCCCAGCAACAGCAAACCAAACCAGTGTAGCTGGGATTGATGGCATACGATCACTTCTCCTTCAG GAAGCAGAGGGTAACGGGAACCTCTGTTCAGAAGAGAGTAACAACGTCCTCAAAAGTGAGACACCATTCCTCTCTGACTCCATCCTCGCTGTGGAAGTAGCCAAGACCCAGGACTACCCTCATGCTCTGCCTATTCCAGGGG AGATGCTCTGCGGCTGGTGGAGAGTATCCGACACAGAGAGCCTGCAGACGTTGGTCAAGGCCCTCCACAGCCGGGGCGTCAGGGAGAGGGTGCTGCAGGAACAGATCCAAAAACACACGGAGCATATGGCAGAGATCTTCAGCAGAGGCAAAG AATTTGATATGATGGAGCTGAAAATGAAGGAGTTGAGCAGAGAGGACGTGGAGAGCTGGTGTGTGGAAGAGCGAGCCATGGAGGTGGACATTAACCTGCTGAGGCAGGTTGAAGCTCTGGAGCAAAAGGTCATCTCAGCCAACCTACAGGTCAAG GGTTGGATGCCCTGTGAGTCCCAGTCAGACCGTGAGAACTGGATCTATTATGAACACAAACACTCCTCTTTGAGTCCGAGGGAATCTAACCAGGGGGAGTCTCCTGTCCCTTTGACTCGGCGACCAAACAACCCTCTTGATGTAGCGATCTGCAGGCTCTCAGAGTTGGAGAGGAACATTCAACCAAG CAGCAAGCAGGAGCTGGCTGCAGGGACAAAACTGTGGCACAGAGCTCTGGATCAGGTCCGCAGCTCGGCCCAGCTGTCGCTCTGCTTTCAGCAGCTGCAGAAGAGCATCGCTTGGGACCGAGCCATCATCAAAGTG CGCTGCCTGCACTGTCGAAGGAAAGATAACAAGGAAGTGCTTTTAATTTGTGCTGGCTGTGACAAAGGCTGCCACACTTACTGCCACAGTCCCCAAATCCCCACCGTACCTGATGGAGGCTGGTTTTGTCCTTTTTGTCTTGCAAAG GGAAGTGGTGAAGCGTCTCACAGCGGGAAGCAAAGAAGCCCAACAGCTGGAGAAGGGAAGAGATGCAGGGAGGAAAGACAAAACAGTAAGCCATCTGTGGCCAGGGGCGACACCAGAGAGGAGGCtgccagcagcagcagcgtgCCAAAGAGCGGTACCAAGGAGTTCAAAAAGAGGAGACGAGATGACAGTTCCCAGGCCAGGAATGACAGTCCAGCAAGAAAATCCAAAACATCCAAGGACAGCAGCAGTGAGCTGGCGGTGTGCCA CATGCTGCTGGCAGAGCTGGAGGCCCATCGGTGTGCGTGGCCCTTTCTCACGCCGGTCAACCACAAAGCTGTCCCTGGGTACAAAAAGGTCATCAAGAGACCCATGGACTTCTCCACCATCAAGGAAAAGCTCACCAGCAACCA CTACCTGAACCTGGAGACTTTCATCGCTGACATCAACCTGGTTTTTGACAACTGCAAAAAATTTAATGAAGACCAATCTGAAATCGGAAAAGCTGGCTACAACATGAAGagattttttaacaaaaggtggacTGAACTTTTGCAATAA